The genome window CACCGGTACGCCAACTACCGTACATCCGGGGGCTGTTGACTTCCCGACCCGACCGCTCCGGGCGACAGGGCAAGGCGAGCACGGCTCGTGGTGAGGGGGGAGTGCGGAGCGGGGGAGCTGTGCCGCCCGCCCGGCCCCCGGCACCTGCCGCCCCCCGGCTTCGGAATGCCGAGGGGGTGGCGTGGTGTCACGCTGGGACGAGGGAACGAGTCGGTCCGGGGTGTCCGACCGGACGGCTCTCCGACCCGAGGAGGCCGACATGGCCAGTGGCGCCACCCGAACCGGATCGGCCGACGTCGACCCACGCCCATGGCACGGGCCCACATCCGGTACCACCGTCCTCGCGGCAGTGCTGATGATCTTCGGCGGGGCGATGGCGATCTTCGAGGGGATCACGGCGATCGCCGAGGACGACCTGTTCCTCGCCACACGCGACTACGTTTTCGAGTTCAGCCTGACGGGCTGGGGCTGGGTCCACCTCGTCCTGGGAACCGTCCTCGTCCTCGCGGGGTGCGCCGTGCTCGGCGGAGCCCTGTGGGCGCGCTTCTTCGGCGTGGCCGTGGCCGGGCTCGGCGCGCTCGCCAACTTCCTGTGGGTGCCGTACTACCCGCTGTGGGCCCTGTCGTTGGTGGCCGTCAACCTCTTCATCGTCTGGGCGCTCTGCGTGGGTATGCACCGGGAGGCCGACGACGGCCGCGGCCGTGTGACGTGACCAGGCCCTGCCCGCCCACGCCCGGCGATCACGGCCGGCCCACCAGCGCCGCGTACGCCCGCCCGATCTCGCCCAGGTACTGCGCCAGATCGAAGCGGGCCTCCTCGACGGGCCCGCCGTCGGGGCCCGGGTACGCCAGGCCGGACCAGATGACCGTCCCGCCGCGCAGCCGGATGCGGACGGTCAGCGTGTCCGACTCGGGCGTGGGCCCCGGCTCCGGCCGTGCCCGGGTCGCCACCTCCACCGTGCGCGGCATGTCCGTCGGACAGAGCGGCCCGCCCGGCCGGAGCAGCCGCTCCGGACCGAGGCCGACCATGCCGCTGTCGCCGCGCGTGATCATGTCGAGGCCGTCGACGAAGAGGTAGGTGTGGACGCCGGTGCACACCGGAGGCCCAGGACACGCGCCGACGAGCAAGGTGCTCACCGCGCCCTCGCCCTGCCCGGCGGCCCCGGAGGCCCGCACCGTGCGCGGCGCCCTACGCGGCATCCACCTGCTCCGACGTCATGGACCGATGGTAACGACGCCGCCGGGGCGAGGGTACGGGTCAGTTGTCGTCGCGGATGCTGGTCGCGATGCCGTTGCTGATCACGACCTCCGCGGAGAAACCCTTCTTGGCGGCGGCCTCCAGCTCGGCCTCGGTGCACTCCTTGCCGCCCTCGCCGCCGGGGCCGGTGTTCACGGCGTCGCAGATGTCGTCGTAGCCGATGATCTCGGTGTCCTCGGAGACGAAGAACTGCTGCTCGGTGCCCTTGGAGTCGGAGACCGTGTACTTGCCGGGCGCGAGGTAGGAGACGTTCCCGAACCAGGTGCCGCTGACGCCCTCGCCCTTGTCGATGCCTTCGACGGCGGTGTCACGGGAGTCGGAGTCAGAGCCGGAGTCGGACCCGGAACCGGAACCGGAACCACCACCGGAACCGCTGCCGCTGCCACTGCCACTGCCGGAGCCCTGCTGGGCCGCGCGCCGCTCCGTCACCAGGGTCGCGACGCCGTCCTTCATCTTCACGTCGGCGTTCACGGCGGCCTTCTTGGTGGCGGCCTCCAACTGGTCCAGCGTGCACGGCGCGTCCACCTTGGACCCCGCCTCCCCGCAGATGGTGCCGGTGCCGTAGACCTCGGTGTCGTCGGCGACCCAGAACAGCTGGTCGTCCTTGCCGGACACGGACACGATGTACTTGCCCGGGGCCAGATAGCTGACCTGGCCGTTGTCGAACGAGCCGCTGACGCCCTTGGCACCCTTGGCGTTCGACGCCTTCTCCGCGACCGAGGCCTTGTCCGATCCGCCCGCGCCGGACGAACCGGACGAGTCGGCGTCGGCGCCGTTCTGGCATGCGGTCATCAGCAGTCCGGCGGTGATCGCGGCGGTGACGACGACGGCCTTGCGGAGGTGGCGGTTGATCACGGGGGTGGTTCCTTCCGGGGGCGGGGCGGGGGGAGATCCGGCGGCGGTTCCGTCGGCTTCCCGGTCCTGCGTCGAGCAGGACACCGGGTAGGAGGGGGCGCGGAGCCCGTTGGTCACGCCCGTCCCCCCTTCAGGACACCGCTGTTGCAGAGCGGTGACACAACGCGGCTGCTGGGAACGGCGGTTGGTGGACACCCCGTTCACCCCGTGAACGCGGCCCCCGCCTTCCTGACATGCAGCACATGCCCGTCCAGCGGCAGCGGTGACCGGCCCACCAGGGTCAGGCCCGCGTCCGCGAAGAGGCGCCCGTAGTGGCCGGCCCGCCGCTCGCGTCCGCCGACGTTGCACATCATGTGGAGATCCCAGGCGGTCGCCAGCGAGACCGAGCCGTCGGAGGGGAGCACGCGTTCGACGACGAGCAGATCCGCGTGCTCGGGCATCGCGCGGGCGCAGTGGCGCAGGATCTCGCGGCAGCGCTCGTCGTCCCAGTCGTGCAGGACACGGGACAGGACGTAGACGTCACCACCCGTGGGTACGTCCGCGAAGTCACCGGTCACAAAGGCGCAGCGCGCGCCGAGGCCGGCCTGCTCCAGCCGCAGCCGGGCGGCCTCGACGGCGTGCGCCCGCTCCAGCAGCACCCCGTTCAGCCCCGGGTGCGCGGCGAGGATCCGGCCGAGCAACTCCCCGTTGCCGCCCGCGACATCGACCACCGTGGCCCCGGCGGGCGCCCCGGCCGCGGCGGTCAGCACCGGATGCGTGGGCACCGGGTCGAACATGGCGGCCCCGGCGGCCATCGACCGGTCGAAGAGTTCGGCGAGTTCGGGGTCGCGGGCGAAGTGGTCGAAGTGGTTCTCGCCGAAGAGATGCTCGAAGGCGACCTGCCCCGTGCGCACGGTGTGCCCGAGCCCGCCGAAGGACTCGTAGAACGGCCCGCCGTACATCAGCGCCAGCGCCCGCATCGACCCCGGCGCACCGTCCCGCAGCAGCGCGCCCGTCTCCGTGAGCCGGAAGCCGTCGCGGCCCTCCGTCACCGCGCCCAGCATCGCGACATAGCGCAGCAGCGTCGCCAGGTTCCGCGGCTCCGCACCGACCTCCCGCGCCAGCTCCTCCACACCCACCCCGCGTTCGCCGTCCATGGCGTCGGGCACCCGGAGTTGGGCGAACACGGCCAGCGCCTGTGTCGTCCAGGCCCCGGTCAGCAGGCGCAGGAGCGTTTCGGCAGGCTGTCGGGCGCGATGCTCGGCGAGGTGGGCGGCGAGCACGTCACGGTGGTCGCCGGGGACGTACAACTCCACACGCCGACAACCGACCTTCGCCTCGGCGGGCGCCCCGAAGTAGAAGACCGTGCCGTTCTCGTGCGGGTTGTAGCCACCGCCGTCCGGGGTGGCTCCGTAGCGCGCGAAGGTCGCGCACAGGCCACGCAGCACCAGCGGATTCGGCGACGCGACATCGAAGGCGACATGCGTCTCGTGCGCCTGTTTACGCTCGTGCGCGGCGATCTCGTCCAGCCCCGACCCCGGCGGCACGGTCAGCGCGAACACCTCGACCGTACGGTGCGCCCCGTCCACGCCGGCCACCGCCGGGCGCAGGATGCCGACGTCCAGCTCGGCGGCCGGCCGTCGATGCCGTACGGCCAGTCGCTCGCGTACGACGACACTCGGCCGCGGCGGCAGGGCCGCGTCGAGCCCGCAGTCGCCGAGCATGGCGCGCAACTCCGCCTCGTCCGAGGGGAAGACGAGCAGCGCGGCATGTGAGAAACGACAGTGCTCCACGAGAGTCCGCAGCTCCGGACCGTCGAGCCCGGGGAACAGGAGCGGCAACAGGGCGGCGGTGTCCTGCTGCTTGACGAAGTCGACCGTCGCGAGCAGACGGGACGTGTCGCCCGACGGCGTCGTGATCATTACGGGAACCCTCATTCGGTACAGGCGGAAGTGCGGGGTGGAAGGGGACTTAGACACCGACGTAGTGCTCGGCGAACCAGTCCTGGTGGCTGCGCGAAGTCCGCAGCGAGTCGATGCGGGAACGCCGCAGGGAGTCATGGAACGGAGAGGCGCCGCCGGCCGAGCCGTCCGACCAGCCCTCCGACGAGCCGTGCCCGCCGTGCCCGCCAGGCCCGCCGTGCAGCAACCGGATCATCCAGTGCGAGAACTCCTGCGCGCGCCAGATGTACGGCAGACACCGCGCGGAGTAGGCGTCGAGCCCCTTGGAGTCGCGGTGGACGAGGTCGTCGGCCAGGGCGTCGGCGAGGATCTCCGCCTCCAGGACCGCGAGATTGGCGCCCTTGGCGGCGGAGGGGCTGACGAGGCCGGCGGCGTCCCCGGCGAGGAACAGCGAGCCGTGGCGCAGGGGTTCGAGGACGTCGGACTCCAGGTCGACGACGGCGCGTTGCACGACACGCCCCCGGTGCAGGGGGCCGTACTCCGCTCCCCGCATCCGCAGGTCCAGCTCGTCCCAGATCCGTTGCTCGGACCAGGAGTCGGCCGCCGTACCGCGCGCGCACTGCACGTAGTAGCGGGTGATCTCGCTCGTACGCGCCATGTGCCCGGCGAATCCCCGTTCGTGCACCGCGTATCCGACGGCGTCCATACTGGGCGGCGCCTCGGCGAGCAGCCCGAGCCAGGTCACGCCGTGGTCGCAGTGGTGCCGGCGCACCGTCCCGGTCGGCAGCGAACGCCGGGCGGCGCCGTGCCGCCCGTCGCACCCGGCGACGTACCGCGCGCCCCAACGGCCGGGCCGACCGTCCGCCTCGCGCACGGTCACCGAGGGACGGTCGGTGTCGGCGTCGAGGACGGCGACCGCCTCGGTGCCGAACTCGACCCGGCCGCCGACGGCCAGGAAACGTGTCAACAGGTCGGTGACCAGCAGCTGTTGGGGGTAGACGGTGTGCCGCTCACCCCGCCCGAGCCCGCCGTAGTCGAGCCGGAACCGGCCGTCCGCGCTGCGGAACTCGCAGGTGCTGTGCGCCTGTCCGTGCCGCCGCAGCCCCTCGGCCAGCCCGTGCCGCTCCAGGATCCGTACGGTGTTGGCCGCCAGGAACCCGGCGCGCGCCCGCGTCTGGATGTGCGCGCGCTCGGCGCGCTCCAGGACGACGCAGTCGACCCCCCTGTTCTGAAGAAGATTGCCGAGCACGAGCCCCGCCGGTCCGGCACCGAGAACGACGACATCGGTTGCCCTCCTGCTCTGACTGTCTGTCACGAGAGGGGATGGTAGGTCCCATGAAGTGACTTACTTGACATAAATCACCCGAATGGGAAGAGCCATAGCAGTGCGCCGGGGCGCACGCCCCCAAGCAGCACGCGCCCCCAGGTCACGCGCTGTCACCTCCAGCCGCGCGCTCTCCCCTCGGCCTCCCCTCGGCCTCCTCCCGGCCCTCCCTCCCGGCATCTCGCGGCCCCTCCCCTCTGAAGGGTTCCATCCCGGACCACAGGTACCCGCAGCGCGAGAACCAGACCCGCAAGGCCCTGGTCGAGGCCAAGCAGGCCCTCGCGACGCTGCTCACCCAGCTGGCGGCGGCGGACAACGCCCCCGGCGGGCAACGCCCCCGGCGGCCAACTGCTGACCGGTTTCCAGTCGGGCTTCCCCGCGTTCCGGGCCGCGACGCCCGCGCAGATCGCCACGTTCCTGCCGCGGATCATCGAGGTCGTACGGCGCGTCCAGTCCGGCCTGAACGCCGAGGGCGCCGAGGGCGCCGAGATCACCCTGGTGGGCGACGGCGGTGCCGACCCCGGGGTCGCCGGCTGGGTCGCCCCCAGCGCGAGCGACCTGTACAACCGCGTCTTCCACCCCAACCAGCG of Streptomyces phaeolivaceus contains these proteins:
- a CDS encoding 4-hydroxybenzoate 3-monooxygenase is translated as MTDSQSRRATDVVVLGAGPAGLVLGNLLQNRGVDCVVLERAERAHIQTRARAGFLAANTVRILERHGLAEGLRRHGQAHSTCEFRSADGRFRLDYGGLGRGERHTVYPQQLLVTDLLTRFLAVGGRVEFGTEAVAVLDADTDRPSVTVREADGRPGRWGARYVAGCDGRHGAARRSLPTGTVRRHHCDHGVTWLGLLAEAPPSMDAVGYAVHERGFAGHMARTSEITRYYVQCARGTAADSWSEQRIWDELDLRMRGAEYGPLHRGRVVQRAVVDLESDVLEPLRHGSLFLAGDAAGLVSPSAAKGANLAVLEAEILADALADDLVHRDSKGLDAYSARCLPYIWRAQEFSHWMIRLLHGGPGGHGGHGSSEGWSDGSAGGASPFHDSLRRSRIDSLRTSRSHQDWFAEHYVGV
- a CDS encoding methyltransferase, translated to MITTPSGDTSRLLATVDFVKQQDTAALLPLLFPGLDGPELRTLVEHCRFSHAALLVFPSDEAELRAMLGDCGLDAALPPRPSVVVRERLAVRHRRPAAELDVGILRPAVAGVDGAHRTVEVFALTVPPGSGLDEIAAHERKQAHETHVAFDVASPNPLVLRGLCATFARYGATPDGGGYNPHENGTVFYFGAPAEAKVGCRRVELYVPGDHRDVLAAHLAEHRARQPAETLLRLLTGAWTTQALAVFAQLRVPDAMDGERGVGVEELAREVGAEPRNLATLLRYVAMLGAVTEGRDGFRLTETGALLRDGAPGSMRALALMYGGPFYESFGGLGHTVRTGQVAFEHLFGENHFDHFARDPELAELFDRSMAAGAAMFDPVPTHPVLTAAAGAPAGATVVDVAGGNGELLGRILAAHPGLNGVLLERAHAVEAARLRLEQAGLGARCAFVTGDFADVPTGGDVYVLSRVLHDWDDERCREILRHCARAMPEHADLLVVERVLPSDGSVSLATAWDLHMMCNVGGRERRAGHYGRLFADAGLTLVGRSPLPLDGHVLHVRKAGAAFTG
- a CDS encoding DUF7144 family membrane protein, which codes for MASGATRTGSADVDPRPWHGPTSGTTVLAAVLMIFGGAMAIFEGITAIAEDDLFLATRDYVFEFSLTGWGWVHLVLGTVLVLAGCAVLGGALWARFFGVAVAGLGALANFLWVPYYPLWALSLVAVNLFIVWALCVGMHREADDGRGRVT